The following are encoded together in the Juglans microcarpa x Juglans regia isolate MS1-56 chromosome 2D, Jm3101_v1.0, whole genome shotgun sequence genome:
- the LOC121249310 gene encoding uncharacterized protein LOC121249310, with protein MYSGHIREPTIILEAVALYDLWIWHAFFGMPGSHNDINVLERSFIFTELAQGRAPPVNYTINGNNYTMEYYLADGICPKWSTFVKTIPSPQGNKKKNFVAAQESARKDVERAFGVFQQRFVIVRGPSRLFKVNDLTNIMKACVILHNIIIEDERDDNQGLNMEYDQLELGTSSTTSRFN; from the coding sequence ATGTACTCTGGCCACATCcgtgaaccaactattattttagaagcagttGCTTTATATGATCTCTGGATatggcatgcattttttggCATGCCCGGTTCACATAACGATATTAATGTGCTAGagagatcttttattttcacgGAACTTGCCCAAGGGCGTGCTCCACCagtcaattacacaatcaatggcAACAACTACACTATGGAGTACTACCTTGCCGATGGTATTTGTCCCAAGTGGTCAACGTTTGTAAAGACGATTCCATCACCTCaagggaataagaagaaaaactttgtTGCAGCACAAGAATCTGCAAGAAAAGATGTCGAGCGTGCTTTCGGGGTATTTCAACAACGATTTGTAATCGTTCGTGGACCTTCTCGATTATTCAAAGTCAATGacttaacaaatataatgaaagcatgTGTTATTTTACATAACATAATCATTGAGGACGAGCGTGATGATAATCAGGGTCTAAACATGGAGTATGATCAACTTGAGCTCGGCACATCATCAACTACAAGCAGATTTAATTGA